Within the Beduinella massiliensis genome, the region TGCATATCTGGGATGGGGAGCTAACGGTGTCTGTGCGGGCCAGCCCCTTTCCCCATAGGCTCACGGAAAGTTTTCGGCGGTTTTTAAAGCAGTACCGCTGCATGTCCGCTTTCGCTGTAACCTTGCCCTTCGTACACTCGGCGTACTACATTTACCTGCTGTCCCTTTCATGCTTTGATAAAAGATGAGAATCCTTGGCGTGCGGTTGCATACGAGGCACACCTTTATCTTTCTTGCGTCTTCATCTCTGTTTTACGTGGGCACGAGAATCGCTAAGCTCGCGCATTATGGAAGCATCATGCTTGAAAATAATTCTTGTTATCCATGTATTGACAAGCATTTGCCTATATCTTATAATGGGATTGTGCAAATATTACATGAAAGAAGGGGACAAAATTGTCAAATCGGACGATTAGGTCAGATGAGCACAGACTCACTCAGGACGATATTAATCAGTGTCCGGATAGCGTCGTCGGAGCATTCCTATGCAAACTTTTTGCCCGTTTTCATCAGTGCAAAATAACCACGTCGTATCGTCAATTTTCTTACCGGGGACAAAGCTCGTCAGAGTTTGCTTTAACGCCCGGTATCTTTCGTAACGATTGCTTTTACGATGAAAAAGAAATGTTCAAAGACTTTCGTCTGATGGAACCGGATGAGTTTCCTGAGAGGCTCAGCATTTACGAAAATCTTATCAAGATGCAGCATTATGAATTGCCGACAAGGCTGTTGGATGTAACCTTTAACCCTTTGGTGGCTTTGTTTTTCGCCTGCCATTGCGGAGATAATGCGGATACCTGCGGCAAGGATGGGCGCTTTTTTATATTTGATAAAGCGCCGAAAAAACCTGATGCACAGGCGGTTAAGTATTTGGCGTCTCTGGTGTTTTGCCAAACAGGGTCGAAGGAAGAGCTCCTGGAGCACTGCGTTTATAACCGGTTTATTCGGGATAGCGAAGATTTCGATACCTTCAAAAAGCTTTTACAGATTCGCTACGAACTCGTTATGTCGCCCATGAACAACGAACGCATAAGGCGTCAAAATGGCGGGTTTATTCTGTTTGGCTTAAATGGAGAGGGCGATTTCGGGAAACGACCTTTTTCGCTTTCGCCGGAAAAGGATGGGGTCGATTATATCGATATTCCGTATGATATGAAAGCCCGTATTTTGAAGGAACTTGAAATCATCGGCGTTCATCATGCCTTTCTTTTTCCGGAGCTTCAATATCAGGCGAAATATATTAAGTCCGTGCATGCCAACTCCGCATGGCGGGAACCGTAACGCCGTCAAGAAATCGTATCGCGTAAAGCATGTTATTCATCCTTTGGAAAAAGGATTGATTCATCGGGTTCTCTCGCAAAGGGATAAAGCGGAATATAAAACTATTCGGTGATATATAGCCTGAGACGTAACAGGCTTTAGGTACAATCGTCATGCGCGAATTTATGACCGGGTTCACCGGGAGGTGTCCGGACGTGTTGCCAACAAAAGATAAAGGAGGGCTGCAAATGCCGAAATGGACGTACTATTTGACGGTATACAATCAACTGGATCGCCCGTTTAAGTTGCAAACAGAGAATATTGCGTGGGGACGTACGGAAGGAGAGGACGTGTGCCCGGAAAATTTTCCGCAAATCATCGAGCCGGAAAAGAGCGGAAAATACTTCGTATATGCCCCCGCAGGGACGTCCACTGGCATCGAGTTTTACCTGATTTTCAATGACGTTGCGCCGGCGGGGAAGAGTATGTACGGAACGGTGCAGGTGAACGTGGATATGCCTTATTGGAAGACCAAAAACACGAGCAGCTGCAAACGGGATGGAAACTTGAGAGTCAATGGATTTCAAGAGGTTCCGGACGGCGCGCATGATTTCTCCACGTCGGTGATCGTCTCCAGAAGCGTGAGTTCACAAGAAGAATCGGGAGAAAATACTTCAACGATAGATGCCTATCGCGATTGGGAGAGCATTGTAAAGCTGCCGATTGATACGGAAAATTCTATCCGCACCCTGTTGCCCAAGGATAACGTATACCAGCACGAGCTCATGGTTATGCGTTCTGAACCGGTTGTTATTCCCCCTGCGCAATGGGACGAAATTCACGATGCCGAGCTTCCCGATTCCTATGCAAAGGCATCGTCGGTCGATTCTTATTTTTGTGTATGCGTATATGTTCTAAGACGCGCAGGGATGCTATCGATTGCGGCGCAGCAATCCATTGAAAAGACCGAGACCATTGAGCACAGCTCGTCCATGCGCAGGAGCATCTCAGAGACGGAACGGCTGGATACAACGTTGGATGTCAGCGGTTTC harbors:
- a CDS encoding FRG domain-containing protein; protein product: MSNRTIRSDEHRLTQDDINQCPDSVVGAFLCKLFARFHQCKITTSYRQFSYRGQSSSEFALTPGIFRNDCFYDEKEMFKDFRLMEPDEFPERLSIYENLIKMQHYELPTRLLDVTFNPLVALFFACHCGDNADTCGKDGRFFIFDKAPKKPDAQAVKYLASLVFCQTGSKEELLEHCVYNRFIRDSEDFDTFKKLLQIRYELVMSPMNNERIRRQNGGFILFGLNGEGDFGKRPFSLSPEKDGVDYIDIPYDMKARILKELEIIGVHHAFLFPELQYQAKYIKSVHANSAWREP